A region from the Chelonoidis abingdonii isolate Lonesome George chromosome 10, CheloAbing_2.0, whole genome shotgun sequence genome encodes:
- the PPIL3 gene encoding peptidyl-prolyl cis-trans isomerase-like 3 isoform X1: MAVTLHTDVGDIKIEVFCERTPKACENFLALCASNYYNGCIFHRNIKGFMVQTGDPTGSGKGGNSIWGRKFEDEYSEHLKHSVRGVVSMANNGPNTNGSQFFITYGKQPHLDMKYTVFGKVIDGLETLDELEKLPVNEKTYRPLNDVHIKDVTIHANPFAS, encoded by the exons ATG GCTGTCACACTGCACACTGATGTGGGAGATATTAAAATAGAGGTATTCTGTGAGCGAACACCTAAGGCCTGTGAA AACTTCCTGGCTCTTTGTGCTAGTAACTACTACAATGGCTGCATATTTCACCGGAATATCAAAGGATTCATGGTGCAGACAGGAGATCCAACAG GCTCTGGGAAAGGAGGTAACAGCATTTGGGGCAGGAAATTTGAAGATGAATACAGTGAACACTTAAAG CACAGTGTCCGCGGTGTCGTTTCCATGGCGAACAATGGCCCAAACACCAATGGATCTCAGTTCTTCATTACATATGGCAAACAGCCACACCTAGATATGAAGTATACTGTCTTTGGGAA GGTAATTGATGGTCTGGAGACCCTAGATGAGCTGGAGAAGCTCCCAGTGAATGAGAAAACCTACCGACCTCTTAACGATGTTCACATTAAGGATGTCACAATTCATGCCAACCCTTTCGCTTCATAG
- the PPIL3 gene encoding peptidyl-prolyl cis-trans isomerase-like 3 isoform X2, which translates to MAAYFTGISKDSWCRQEIQQVNPSINVWYIEPFFKGGRQGSGKGGNSIWGRKFEDEYSEHLKHSVRGVVSMANNGPNTNGSQFFITYGKQPHLDMKYTVFGKVIDGLETLDELEKLPVNEKTYRPLNDVHIKDVTIHANPFAS; encoded by the exons ATGGCTGCATATTTCACCGGAATATCAAAGGATTCATGGTGCAGACAGGAGATCCAACAGGTAAATCCTTCCATCAATGTCTGGTATATTGAGCCCTTTTTCAAAGGTGGGAGACAAG GCTCTGGGAAAGGAGGTAACAGCATTTGGGGCAGGAAATTTGAAGATGAATACAGTGAACACTTAAAG CACAGTGTCCGCGGTGTCGTTTCCATGGCGAACAATGGCCCAAACACCAATGGATCTCAGTTCTTCATTACATATGGCAAACAGCCACACCTAGATATGAAGTATACTGTCTTTGGGAA GGTAATTGATGGTCTGGAGACCCTAGATGAGCTGGAGAAGCTCCCAGTGAATGAGAAAACCTACCGACCTCTTAACGATGTTCACATTAAGGATGTCACAATTCATGCCAACCCTTTCGCTTCATAG
- the NIF3L1 gene encoding NIF3-like protein 1, giving the protein MLLFCVHLIRRPLQCIQPLIVLPSRSFMDLKALVSSLNDFASLSLAESWDNVGLLVEPSPPHTVSTLFLTNDLTEEVMQEALQKKADLILSYHPPIFRALKRITWKTWKERLVIQALEHRVGIYSPHTAYDAIPHGVNNWLAKGLGVCATVPLHPSMAPSYPTEGTHRVEFSVVHTEHLETILSNMRGIPEISSLITLPARAEGEEQTRVSLNCTQKALLEVVALLSQNSLLYHKTEIMLLQKPLLPHTGMGRLCTLSEPVSLSALTERIKSHLRLPYIRLALGTGKTLEAKVKVAAVCAGSGSSVLQGVEADLYLTGEMSHHEVLDAVARGISVILCEHSNTERGFLSELRDMLATHLENKITIIVSEKDRDPLQVV; this is encoded by the exons ATGCTGCTGTTCTGTGTGCACCTGATTCGCCGACCTCTCCAGTGCATCCAACCTTTGATTGTCTTGCCTTCACGCTCCTTCATGGATCTAAAAGCTCTAGTTTCCTCCTTGAATGACTTTGCTTCACTCTCTCTGGCTGAAAGCTGGGACAATGTAGGATTACTGGTAGAACCGAGCCCACCCCATACTGTGAGCACACTCTTCCTAACTAATGACCTTACAGAGGAAGTAATGCAGGAGGCATTGCAGAAGAAGGCAGATCTTATCCTCTCTTACCACCCACCCATATTCCGAGCACTCAAGCGCATAACATGGAAAACCTGGAAAGAGCGTCTTGTGATCCAGGCATTGGAACACAGAGTTGGCATTTACTCTCCACACACAGCATATGATGCCATACCTCATGGAGTCAATAACTGGCTAGCCAAAGGACTTG GTGTCTGTGCCACTGTCCCACTACACCCATCAATGGCTCCCAGCTACCCAACTGAGGGCACTCACCGAGTGGAATTCAGTGTGGTCCATACTGAGCACCTGGAGACAATCCTGTCCAACATGCGAGGGATCCCAGAGATTTCATCTCTCATTACTCTCCCTGCCAG GGCTGAAGGTGAGGAGCAGACACGAGTCAGTTTGAACTGCACCCAGAAGGCACTACTGGAGGTGGTGGCATTATTGTCACAGAACAGCCTTCTTTATCACAAGACTGAAATAATGTTATTACAGAAG CCTCTGCTTCCACATACTGGAATGGGACGCCTGTGCACCCTGAGTGAGCCAGTCTCCCTGTCAGCCTTGACTGAACGAATCAAAAGCCACCTACGGCTGCCTTACATACGCCTGGCCCTGGGAACGGGGAAGACGTTAG AAGCCAAAGTGAAAGTGGCTGCTGtgtgtgctggctctgggagcagtGTCCTGCAGGGTGTGGAAGCCGACCTCTATCTCACTG GAGAGATGTCCCACCATGAAGTACTGGATGCTGTTGCCAGAGGGATAAGTGTGATTTTGTGTGAGCACAGTAACACTGAGCGAGGCTTTCTGTCAGAGTTGCGAGATATGCTGGCTACACACTTAGAGAATAAGATTACCATCATTGTGTCAGAGAAAGACAGAGACCCTCTTCAGGTGGTATAG